One region of Thiorhodovibrio frisius genomic DNA includes:
- a CDS encoding L,D-transpeptidase family protein, with amino-acid sequence MKKSTKRFVILLAIGALAIGAAKIFQAEMHALIDQLYVKLQPYLYEVPKEASTRSRPINKTREDMSTANAYGIPADYGYSDAAFQRYRSWIDQAIQGSGDKPAIIIDKLARTLELWIDGKKEASFPVDLGRDPIRDKILEGDGATPEGFYRVTWVRDHGQTRYYRAYLLDYPNQTDLNELRDLQARNLVKSTARPGGHIEIHGEGGMGIDWTLGCIALSNEDMDKLFSYDLKEGTPVTIVRYGTKEGY; translated from the coding sequence ATGAAAAAATCCACGAAACGGTTTGTGATCTTGTTGGCGATCGGCGCGTTAGCCATTGGTGCTGCGAAGATTTTCCAAGCGGAGATGCATGCACTGATCGATCAGTTGTACGTCAAGCTGCAGCCGTATTTGTATGAGGTGCCTAAAGAGGCAAGCACGCGATCTCGACCGATCAACAAAACCCGAGAGGACATGAGCACTGCCAATGCTTACGGCATTCCAGCTGACTATGGTTATTCGGATGCGGCGTTTCAGCGCTATCGTTCCTGGATTGATCAAGCGATTCAGGGCTCAGGGGATAAACCTGCCATCATCATCGATAAATTGGCGCGTACCTTGGAGCTATGGATTGATGGGAAGAAAGAAGCGTCTTTCCCCGTTGATCTTGGTCGCGACCCCATTAGGGACAAAATTCTTGAAGGGGATGGCGCGACACCGGAGGGCTTTTATCGGGTGACATGGGTTCGGGACCATGGTCAGACACGTTATTACCGCGCCTATCTGCTGGATTATCCAAATCAGACGGACTTGAATGAGTTGAGAGACTTGCAGGCGAGAAACCTGGTCAAATCTACCGCAAGACCTGGCGGTCATATTGAGATCCATGGCGAGGGCGGCATGGGCATTGATTGGACGCTCGGGTGTATCGCCCTGTCGAATGAGGACATGGACAAGCTCTTTTCTTATGATCTCAAGGAGGGGACTCCGGTGACTATCGTCAGGTATGGCACCAAGGAAGGCTACTGA
- a CDS encoding M48 family metallopeptidase: protein MDLVYKNEQPLFVLSLVISVLFWLVLILATFGGVLLWLLLFFLIYLFAHSALISYLKGTAVRVSAVQFPDLHAQVLAACEKLGIQQPPETFLLHADGVFNAFATRFLGRDFVVLYADVVDALDEQPGAISFYIGHELGHVRRGHLTWGPVLWPAGILPLLGAAYSRAREYSCDLHGLACCQNADDALRGLAALAAGSKRWRTLSLEQYRAQTAVTGGFWMSFHELIGDYPWLTKRMECVMARAEARDPKLPRRSFLAWIVAVFVPRLGIGAGTGGGSLIAVMMVVAIIGMLAAISIPAFQEFTMRARVSEGLITSRQVEQEVIDFARETGEWPASNEDIGWDANRDAENSAVRSVVVTDGGVIIVTYAGPPTQLEGKTVIIVPVVEDGNVLWDCTNGSLESRYRPVRCRKQE from the coding sequence ATGGATCTGGTCTACAAAAACGAGCAGCCGCTGTTCGTGCTCTCCCTGGTGATTTCGGTTCTCTTTTGGCTGGTTTTGATTCTTGCCACCTTTGGCGGCGTTTTGTTGTGGCTGTTGCTCTTTTTTCTGATTTATCTCTTTGCACACTCCGCCCTGATCTCCTACCTGAAAGGAACTGCGGTCAGGGTTAGTGCGGTTCAGTTTCCGGATCTGCATGCGCAAGTTTTGGCCGCTTGTGAAAAGCTCGGCATTCAACAGCCTCCCGAGACTTTCCTGCTGCATGCCGACGGGGTCTTTAACGCCTTTGCGACGCGCTTTCTCGGCCGCGACTTTGTTGTGTTGTACGCGGACGTTGTTGATGCGTTGGATGAGCAACCCGGCGCCATCTCCTTTTACATCGGGCACGAGTTAGGCCATGTGCGGCGCGGACATCTGACCTGGGGTCCGGTCTTGTGGCCGGCGGGCATTCTGCCGCTGCTCGGAGCGGCATATTCACGGGCGCGCGAGTATAGCTGTGATCTCCACGGTTTAGCCTGTTGCCAGAATGCCGATGACGCTTTACGCGGATTGGCGGCATTGGCTGCGGGGAGCAAGCGGTGGCGAACTCTCAGCCTCGAACAATATCGGGCGCAGACGGCCGTGACCGGGGGCTTTTGGATGTCTTTTCACGAGTTGATTGGCGACTATCCCTGGCTGACCAAGCGCATGGAGTGCGTTATGGCGCGTGCCGAGGCCCGCGATCCGAAATTGCCTCGCAGGAGTTTTCTTGCTTGGATAGTCGCTGTATTCGTCCCCAGGCTTGGCATTGGCGCGGGTACCGGTGGCGGCTCATTGATTGCTGTGATGATGGTGGTCGCGATCATCGGCATGCTGGCCGCCATATCAATTCCCGCTTTTCAGGAGTTCACCATGCGGGCGCGGGTGTCTGAAGGCCTGATCACCAGTCGCCAGGTCGAGCAGGAGGTGATTGACTTCGCGCGAGAGACCGGCGAATGGCCAGCCAGCAACGAGGATATTGGCTGGGACGCGAATCGGGATGCGGAGAATTCGGCTGTGCGTTCCGTGGTCGTCACCGACGGCGGCGTCATCATTGTGACCTACGCCGGACCGCCAACCCAACTCGAAGGCAAGACAGTGATCATCGTGCCTGTGGTGGAGGACGGAAATGTTCTTTGGGATTGCACCAACGGCTCGCTCGAATCCAGGTACCGGCCAGTGAGGTGCCGAAAACAGGAGTGA
- a CDS encoding IS4 family transposase, translating into MYNAINGSLSNADFAAEHRLNERAFTRQRDLPFERLVSFLMKPRARSTETELASFFAAIEGEAVASEVPTRSAVSKARKGLAASVFEALNRQALARFFSGFGRPTWHGFRLRAVDGTTFRLPDGEGIERSFGAQPSGPVLARGSLLYDLDLEMVLDFAVAAYCVSERELAVDHLKATAPGDLVIYDRGYPALWLFALHRTLGVDCVMRLPRKQFKEAEPFWHSDAPSALITLHPCAEQARACRDQGAEPDPITLRLVRVKLKGGETEVLATTVLEETRLPARLFKDLYHRRWGVEEGGYKVTKVRAEMENLSGRTSLAVRQDMHAKVLAMNLAAMLRAVAQLVAKRLYEARRFDYKVRMTSALSHLSDQLFHLLYASPIGCAELITRIIQRLSQTTEQVRPGRSFPRHNPGQRKAGYHIPYKRVV; encoded by the coding sequence GTGTACAACGCGATTAATGGCTCACTTTCCAACGCCGATTTTGCCGCTGAACATCGTCTGAATGAGCGCGCCTTCACCCGCCAACGTGATTTGCCCTTCGAGCGCTTGGTGTCCTTCCTGATGAAACCCCGCGCGCGCAGCACCGAAACCGAACTGGCGAGTTTTTTCGCCGCGATTGAGGGCGAAGCCGTGGCCTCGGAGGTGCCGACGCGCTCGGCGGTGAGTAAGGCGCGCAAGGGGCTGGCCGCGTCGGTGTTCGAGGCGCTCAACCGCCAAGCCTTGGCGAGGTTTTTCTCCGGTTTCGGGCGTCCAACCTGGCATGGGTTCCGCCTGCGGGCGGTGGATGGGACGACCTTTCGCCTGCCCGATGGCGAGGGCATTGAACGGTCTTTCGGCGCTCAACCCAGCGGACCGGTGCTGGCGCGCGGTTCGCTGCTCTATGACCTGGACCTGGAGATGGTTCTGGACTTCGCCGTGGCGGCCTACTGTGTCAGCGAACGTGAACTGGCGGTCGATCATCTCAAGGCGACCGCGCCGGGGGATTTGGTCATTTATGATCGCGGGTATCCGGCGCTTTGGCTGTTTGCTTTGCACCGGACCTTGGGGGTCGACTGCGTGATGCGTTTGCCGCGCAAACAGTTCAAGGAAGCCGAGCCGTTTTGGCACAGTGATGCGCCCAGTGCGCTGATCACCTTGCATCCCTGCGCGGAACAAGCGCGCGCGTGCCGCGACCAGGGGGCCGAACCCGATCCGATCACCTTGCGCCTGGTGCGGGTGAAGCTCAAAGGCGGCGAAACCGAGGTGTTGGCCACCACAGTACTGGAGGAGACGCGGCTGCCGGCACGGTTGTTCAAAGACCTCTACCACCGGCGTTGGGGAGTGGAAGAAGGGGGCTATAAGGTCACTAAGGTGCGCGCGGAGATGGAGAATCTCTCCGGGCGCACGTCGCTGGCGGTGCGCCAGGACATGCATGCGAAGGTGCTGGCGATGAATCTCGCGGCCATGCTGCGCGCGGTGGCCCAGTTGGTGGCAAAGCGCCTGTACGAGGCACGCCGGTTTGACTACAAGGTGCGCATGACCAGCGCCTTGTCCCACCTGAGCGATCAGTTGTTTCATCTCCTCTACGCTTCACCAATCGGTTGCGCGGAACTGATCACACGGATCATCCAACGCTTGTCACAAACCACTGAGCAAGTGCGCCCGGGGCGGAGTTTCCCGCGCCACAATCCCGGGCAGCGCAAGGCGGGATACCATATCCCGTACAAGCGGGTCGTCTAA
- a CDS encoding integron integrase, translating into MPAHRATTRDAMDRFWDRFIERARTKGVKENAIRWLVRRAEAYLKAFAGKRLAQHSVDDVSGYLEHTGRLGGIKDWQFVQTVDAIQNLLETANAPLVGQVDWGFWRDSARALETDHPTITRETEASGAAKVDEQPPSGIAFKPKRNARSPLDAVRENHSALLERMIAEIRRRKYSIRTEQAYEAWVCRFILFCDNRDPTELGAERVRAFLEDLAVRGNVSASTQSQALNGLAFLYRQVLGRSMDEMGDFVRAKRPKRLPVVLERSEVALLLTGIEGTQHLMAALLYGTGMRLMECVRLRVQDIDFAYHQIVVRDGKGQKDRVVPLPGRLEQPLREQLEKVRALHEQDLAQGFGEVFLPDALARKWPNAPKEWIWQYVFPSGRLSVDPRSGKMRRHHVHENGLQKAVKAAGTRAGIAKKVNCHCLRHSFATHVLESGYDIRTVQELLGHADVSTTMIYTHVLNRGCQGVRSPLDGLL; encoded by the coding sequence ATGCCCGCGCATCGAGCAACAACAAGAGACGCCATGGATCGGTTCTGGGATCGCTTTATTGAGCGGGCGCGGACGAAAGGCGTCAAGGAGAACGCGATTCGGTGGCTTGTGCGGCGGGCGGAAGCCTACCTCAAGGCATTTGCGGGCAAGCGACTGGCGCAACACAGCGTCGATGATGTGAGCGGCTACCTGGAACACACCGGTCGGCTAGGCGGAATCAAGGACTGGCAATTTGTCCAAACTGTCGATGCTATACAGAATCTGCTGGAGACCGCGAATGCACCCTTGGTCGGGCAGGTGGATTGGGGGTTCTGGCGCGATTCTGCGCGGGCGCTGGAGACGGATCATCCCACGATCACGCGCGAGACCGAGGCATCGGGTGCCGCCAAGGTGGACGAGCAACCCCCATCAGGAATCGCCTTCAAGCCAAAGCGCAATGCGCGCTCGCCATTGGATGCGGTGAGGGAAAATCATTCCGCGCTGCTCGAGCGGATGATTGCGGAGATTCGCCGGCGCAAGTATTCAATCCGCACCGAGCAGGCGTATGAAGCCTGGGTCTGCCGTTTCATTCTGTTCTGCGACAACCGCGACCCGACGGAGCTGGGTGCGGAACGCGTGCGTGCCTTCCTTGAGGATTTGGCGGTGCGAGGCAATGTGTCGGCCAGTACCCAGAGCCAGGCGCTGAATGGGCTGGCGTTTCTCTACCGGCAGGTGTTGGGTCGGTCCATGGACGAAATGGGCGACTTCGTCCGGGCGAAGCGGCCGAAGCGGCTGCCGGTGGTGCTGGAGCGCTCGGAGGTCGCGCTCTTGCTGACGGGCATCGAAGGTACCCAGCATTTGATGGCGGCTTTGCTCTATGGGACGGGAATGCGGCTGATGGAGTGCGTGCGCCTGCGGGTTCAGGATATCGATTTTGCGTACCATCAGATTGTGGTGCGCGATGGCAAGGGACAGAAGGATCGGGTGGTGCCGCTGCCGGGGCGGTTGGAGCAACCACTGCGGGAGCAGCTGGAGAAAGTCCGCGCTTTACATGAGCAGGATTTGGCCCAGGGATTTGGGGAGGTGTTTCTGCCGGACGCGCTGGCGCGCAAGTGGCCGAATGCGCCTAAGGAATGGATTTGGCAGTATGTCTTTCCAAGCGGCCGACTGTCGGTGGACCCGCGCAGCGGGAAGATGCGCCGGCATCATGTGCATGAAAATGGCTTGCAGAAGGCGGTGAAGGCGGCGGGAACGCGGGCCGGGATCGCGAAGAAGGTGAACTGCCATTGCCTGCGCCATTCGTTCGCCACCCATGTGCTGGAGTCGGGCTATGACATTCGCACGGTGCAGGAATTGCTGGGGCACGCGGATGTGTCGACTACCATGATTTACACCCATGTGCTTAATCGCGGCTGTCAGGGAGTGCGCAGTCCGTTGGATGGGTTGCTCTAA
- a CDS encoding type II toxin-antitoxin system VapC family toxin: MQSIFVDTGAWYTAMVRKDRDHEAAKLFLKHNTSSLITSDYVMDETVTLLLSRVGHNYAVKFLDMLQTSQKIRLVYLTPTQIAATAVLFRERADKEWSFTDCSSFVLMQEYQIQIAFAFDEHFKQAGFQVKP; this comes from the coding sequence ATGCAGAGCATTTTTGTTGATACTGGCGCATGGTATACAGCAATGGTTCGCAAGGATCGGGATCACGAAGCGGCAAAGCTTTTCCTGAAACACAATACATCGTCGCTGATTACAAGCGATTATGTCATGGATGAAACCGTCACTTTGTTATTGTCCCGTGTGGGTCACAACTATGCAGTGAAGTTTCTTGATATGCTGCAAACCAGTCAGAAAATTCGGCTAGTTTACCTTACTCCGACACAGATTGCCGCAACAGCAGTCTTGTTTCGTGAACGGGCAGATAAAGAATGGAGTTTTACCGATTGCTCGTCATTTGTCCTCATGCAGGAGTACCAGATTCAGATTGCGTTTGCATTTGATGAGCACTTCAAACAGGCAGGTTTTCAGGTTAAACCGTAG
- a CDS encoding DHH family phosphoesterase encodes MLHLQDLHDFPAVVIQCHNIPDADTIASAFALGRYFEQRGTPVKLVYAGPCPISKPNLARFVEALDIPLVYLRDASRDQLSLFPNEPDRLLITVDCQHGAGNVQLIENDAVCVIDHHIKEKDLARFELIEPYLGSCSTVIWKLLQQAEFDFSANPDVATALYYGLYTDTNSFAELFHPMDRDLLDHLDFDAKLIKELKGCNLAKEELTITGEALHRARYDDARGAAIFEAPPCDPNILGFISDLAMQVQDVNVIVGFTPISGGIKLSLRSATAEVMANELAGFLTEGRGSGGGNKEKAGGFLSLPESDTGAGDFLSHRLAKYFDNYDKIISGAYQPDTTDMPRYKKKPLQQGYVRLSDLYSEGTEVIVRTLEGDASFTVSADTYLMIGVQGEAYPIDRQKFERSYIQEDGTFSFLPAAMTEAFYAPTVKDKLRHESIDLLPHARPCKASGETFIHASPLERNTKVFTPWYADGYMHGKPGDYLAVRSDSNSDLYIIAAPIFQLSYEPLPD; translated from the coding sequence ATGCTGCATTTACAAGACCTGCACGATTTTCCGGCCGTTGTCATCCAATGCCACAACATTCCAGATGCCGACACCATCGCGTCGGCCTTTGCCCTAGGACGTTACTTCGAGCAGCGTGGCACACCGGTCAAACTGGTTTACGCCGGACCATGCCCGATCAGTAAGCCCAATCTCGCGCGCTTTGTCGAGGCGCTGGACATTCCCCTCGTTTATCTTCGCGATGCCAGCCGCGATCAGCTCAGCTTATTCCCGAATGAGCCGGATCGGCTGCTTATCACCGTTGATTGTCAGCATGGGGCGGGAAATGTTCAGTTGATCGAAAACGACGCTGTCTGCGTGATTGATCATCACATCAAGGAAAAAGACCTTGCCCGGTTCGAACTCATCGAGCCTTATCTCGGCAGCTGCTCCACCGTGATTTGGAAACTGCTGCAACAGGCCGAATTCGATTTTTCCGCCAATCCCGATGTCGCTACGGCACTCTATTACGGCTTGTATACCGATACCAACAGCTTTGCTGAGCTCTTCCATCCGATGGATCGGGACCTGCTCGACCATCTCGATTTCGACGCAAAACTCATCAAAGAGCTTAAAGGATGCAATCTGGCCAAAGAAGAACTGACCATCACCGGAGAGGCCCTGCACCGCGCCCGTTACGATGATGCACGCGGGGCAGCGATCTTCGAGGCGCCCCCCTGTGATCCAAACATCCTTGGCTTTATCAGCGACCTGGCAATGCAGGTGCAGGATGTGAATGTGATTGTTGGCTTCACACCCATTAGCGGCGGCATCAAACTGTCGCTCAGGAGTGCCACCGCAGAAGTGATGGCCAACGAACTGGCCGGATTCCTCACCGAAGGTCGCGGCAGTGGCGGCGGAAACAAAGAAAAGGCTGGAGGATTCCTGAGCCTGCCGGAGTCAGACACCGGGGCTGGCGATTTTCTGTCGCACCGGCTGGCCAAGTATTTCGACAACTATGACAAGATCATCTCCGGAGCCTACCAGCCCGATACAACGGACATGCCCCGCTACAAGAAAAAGCCGCTTCAGCAAGGCTATGTGCGACTGAGCGACCTCTACTCCGAGGGCACGGAAGTGATTGTCCGCACCCTTGAAGGCGATGCCTCATTCACCGTCTCTGCCGATACCTATCTGATGATTGGGGTTCAGGGCGAAGCCTACCCCATCGACCGACAGAAGTTCGAGCGAAGCTATATCCAGGAGGACGGGACTTTTTCATTCCTGCCTGCGGCCATGACCGAAGCCTTTTACGCCCCGACAGTGAAAGACAAGCTGCGGCATGAGTCGATTGATCTGCTCCCCCACGCACGTCCGTGCAAGGCATCAGGGGAAACCTTTATTCATGCCAGCCCACTGGAACGCAACACCAAGGTTTTCACACCCTGGTACGCGGACGGCTACATGCACGGCAAACCCGGCGACTACTTGGCCGTGCGCAGTGACAGCAACAGCGACCTTTACATCATTGCCGCACCGATCTTTCAGCTAAGTTACGAACCACTTCCTGACTAA
- a CDS encoding ATP-binding protein encodes MPKPVPKPVPKPVLGRLLPPLTLLITLLLAGAIWLLIDLHRNYLDESLGNLALDVRHEVELSLEEQADGLLVAAQVLAQDADLQQALDDFDRAALLAQWSPLFASLKQRHEVTHFYVIGPDRRCLVRLHQPARHSDLIERFTTREAERSGEPAAGIELGALGSFTLRAVVPVRADGRLLGYVELGKEIEDVLTDVSRHLDIELAVLIDKSGLDRARWQEGMRMLGRKSDWDRFPQQASSFVSNSALLDALEPRTAAEQETERLRANEDQGVKGKRFRAPDGQVWWHARLALRDVAGIQVGDLVVFRDISAEETNFYRLLGISLLAGLVLLLILLGLVIALLRRADRQLLAQQQALRDSNQLLDSLARMVPGYLFQMEQLADDRLAIPFVSDGFRDVCGLSPETVHDDAQPALARIHPEDSAPFMESIRESARTLSLWQLDFRVLIPEKGSRWLRGMSRPEQMADGRVRWYGYTADITERKADEERLLDTNRQLAQASAKAEAANRAKSQFLANISHEIRTPLNGVLGTLQLLEDSHLDEDQRRLLATGLECGQTLLQLINDILDFSKIEAGMLELRPSTFAPRELLNAICAIFALQTKPKAVHLEYSVAREVPSLMRADAGRLRQILLNLIGNAVKFTDQGRIDIRLKATPTANVPGQCQLQCTVEDTGIGMDPAMVDQLFEPFTQADASDTRRYKGTGLGLSIVKRLIDQFGGDIQINTKLGDGCRIQFSLPVEVVAPAPDIASPDPLAVQQGIASAEPKQPANSTGAKLPLSILVAEDEPANRLVVQKLLAKLGHQVTCVENGQLALDALAAGHFDLILMDVQMPKLDGLDATRHIRTDPQADWPRDIPIIALTAHAFEQDADHFIAAGMTDFLPKPIDFAALKKLLARYRQL; translated from the coding sequence ATGCCGAAACCGGTGCCCAAACCTGTACCCAAACCAGTACTGGGCAGGCTGCTTCCGCCACTCACCCTCTTGATCACTCTGCTTCTCGCCGGCGCCATCTGGCTGCTCATTGACCTGCACCGAAACTACCTAGACGAATCGCTTGGAAACCTGGCCCTTGACGTCCGCCACGAGGTCGAGCTTTCGCTGGAGGAGCAAGCCGATGGGCTTTTGGTCGCAGCGCAGGTCCTCGCGCAGGATGCCGACCTGCAACAGGCGCTCGACGATTTTGATCGCGCCGCGCTGCTCGCCCAATGGAGCCCCTTGTTCGCAAGCCTGAAGCAGCGTCATGAAGTTACCCATTTCTATGTCATCGGACCTGACCGCCGCTGCCTGGTCCGGCTGCACCAGCCGGCACGTCATTCCGATCTGATCGAGCGCTTCACCACGCGCGAGGCAGAGCGCAGCGGCGAGCCGGCCGCTGGCATCGAGCTTGGCGCTCTGGGCTCCTTTACGTTGCGGGCCGTGGTGCCCGTTCGCGCCGATGGGCGACTACTTGGCTATGTCGAGTTAGGCAAGGAGATCGAGGACGTCCTCACAGACGTTAGCCGTCATCTTGACATCGAATTGGCCGTACTGATCGACAAATCCGGTCTCGACCGTGCACGCTGGCAGGAGGGCATGCGCATGCTCGGCCGCAAGTCAGACTGGGACAGATTCCCACAGCAGGCGTCGAGCTTTGTCTCCAATTCGGCGCTGTTGGACGCACTCGAGCCCCGGACTGCCGCCGAACAGGAGACCGAGCGCCTCAGGGCGAACGAAGACCAAGGGGTCAAGGGAAAGCGTTTTCGCGCCCCGGATGGCCAGGTTTGGTGGCATGCCCGTCTGGCGTTGCGCGATGTCGCGGGCATCCAGGTGGGCGACTTGGTAGTCTTTCGCGACATCAGCGCCGAAGAGACGAACTTCTACCGGCTACTCGGCATCAGTTTGCTCGCCGGGCTTGTCTTGCTGCTGATACTGCTTGGCCTGGTCATCGCACTCTTGCGCCGCGCAGACCGCCAGCTACTCGCGCAACAGCAGGCATTGCGCGACAGCAATCAACTGCTGGACAGCCTGGCACGTATGGTTCCCGGCTATTTGTTTCAAATGGAACAGCTTGCCGATGACCGCCTGGCCATCCCATTCGTCTCCGATGGCTTCCGCGACGTTTGCGGACTCTCGCCCGAGACCGTGCATGACGATGCGCAACCGGCCCTCGCACGCATTCACCCCGAGGACAGCGCGCCCTTTATGGAATCGATTCGGGAGTCCGCGCGGACTCTGAGCCTATGGCAGTTGGATTTCCGCGTGCTGATCCCCGAGAAGGGTTCGCGCTGGCTGCGTGGCATGTCGCGTCCGGAACAAATGGCGGACGGGCGCGTGCGCTGGTACGGCTATACCGCCGACATCACCGAGCGCAAAGCCGACGAAGAACGCCTGCTCGACACCAATCGCCAGCTCGCTCAAGCATCCGCCAAGGCCGAAGCGGCCAATCGCGCGAAAAGCCAGTTCCTAGCCAACATCAGCCATGAAATCCGCACGCCGCTAAATGGCGTACTCGGCACCCTGCAACTGCTCGAAGACAGTCATTTGGATGAGGATCAGCGCCGCCTGCTCGCCACCGGGCTCGAGTGCGGGCAGACCTTGTTGCAGCTCATCAATGACATTCTGGATTTCTCCAAGATCGAGGCCGGCATGCTGGAGCTGCGCCCGAGCACCTTCGCACCCCGCGAGTTGCTGAACGCCATCTGCGCCATTTTCGCACTCCAGACAAAGCCAAAAGCCGTGCATCTCGAATACAGCGTTGCGCGGGAGGTACCCAGCTTGATGCGCGCCGATGCCGGTCGCCTGCGTCAGATCCTGCTAAACCTGATTGGCAACGCCGTCAAATTCACCGATCAGGGCCGGATCGACATCAGACTAAAGGCCACACCCACGGCGAATGTGCCTGGGCAATGCCAGCTGCAATGCACCGTTGAAGACACCGGCATCGGCATGGACCCCGCAATGGTGGATCAGCTCTTTGAGCCCTTCACCCAGGCCGATGCCTCCGATACCCGACGCTACAAAGGTACAGGGCTTGGACTATCTATCGTCAAGCGACTGATCGATCAGTTCGGCGGCGACATTCAGATTAATACCAAACTGGGTGACGGCTGCCGCATCCAGTTCTCGCTGCCTGTCGAGGTCGTCGCACCAGCCCCTGATATCGCCTCGCCCGATCCCCTCGCAGTCCAACAAGGCATCGCCTCGGCGGAGCCCAAACAACCAGCTAACAGCACCGGGGCCAAGCTTCCCCTGTCCATCCTGGTCGCCGAGGACGAACCGGCCAATCGCCTGGTGGTACAAAAGTTACTGGCTAAGCTTGGGCATCAAGTGACCTGCGTCGAAAACGGCCAGTTGGCGTTAGACGCCCTAGCTGCCGGGCACTTCGATCTGATCTTGATGGACGTACAGATGCCCAAGCTCGACGGCCTCGACGCTACACGCCATATCCGCACCGATCCCCAGGCAGACTGGCCGCGCGATATCCCCATCATCGCCCTGACGGCGCATGCGTTCGAGCAGGACGCCGATCACTTTATCGCCGCAGGCATGACCGACTTTCTGCCCAAACCGATCGATTTTGCCGCTCTGAAGAAGCTGCTGGCGCGCTATCGGCAGCTATGA
- a CDS encoding DUF6384 family protein, protein MSAQTSSAVAAPLDDLMLAMDVVDTLRRRERLVKRELDGAGREQDLKDRLHKIYHAQGIEVSDQILEEGVAALKEDRFVYKPPVRSLAVTFAWVYVSRGRWGKWLLGGLTAVIAAWALNYVIFVAPDAALPHQLAEVHAETIAIAQSGEARARAEQLLETGQAAARSGDTDAARQALAALDAMQSILRQEYSLRILNRPGEQTGVWRIPDINTQARNYYIIVEAVDLSGGVLRVPITNEETGKTEMVTAWGLRVDKPVFDAVARDKQDDGIIEHNSFGQKARGALTPSYEMRTTGGAITQW, encoded by the coding sequence ATGAGCGCCCAGACCAGCTCGGCGGTCGCTGCGCCGCTCGACGACCTGATGCTGGCCATGGACGTGGTCGACACCCTGCGCAGGCGCGAGCGTCTGGTCAAGCGCGAGCTCGACGGCGCTGGGCGCGAGCAGGATCTCAAGGACCGGTTGCACAAGATCTATCACGCCCAGGGTATTGAGGTTTCGGATCAGATTCTCGAGGAGGGCGTCGCGGCCCTGAAGGAAGACCGTTTCGTCTACAAGCCGCCCGTGCGCAGCCTTGCCGTTACGTTCGCGTGGGTCTATGTCAGTCGCGGGCGCTGGGGGAAATGGCTCCTTGGTGGTCTAACCGCCGTGATCGCTGCTTGGGCGCTCAACTACGTTATCTTTGTGGCACCGGATGCGGCCCTGCCGCACCAGCTCGCCGAAGTTCATGCCGAGACTATTGCAATCGCCCAGTCAGGCGAAGCGCGCGCCCGAGCGGAACAACTGCTTGAAACCGGCCAGGCCGCCGCTCGGAGCGGCGACACTGACGCTGCCCGCCAGGCACTGGCCGCTCTTGACGCCATGCAGAGCATCCTGCGTCAGGAATACAGCTTGCGGATCCTCAACCGACCGGGCGAGCAAACTGGTGTCTGGCGTATTCCGGACATCAACACCCAGGCGCGCAACTACTACATCATCGTCGAAGCGGTCGACCTGAGCGGCGGGGTGCTCCGGGTCCCCATCACCAACGAAGAAACCGGCAAGACGGAAATGGTGACCGCCTGGGGGCTGCGCGTGGACAAGCCGGTCTTCGATGCAGTCGCCCGCGACAAGCAGGATGACGGCATTATCGAGCACAACAGCTTCGGCCAGAAAGCGCGCGGCGCGCTGACGCCCAGCTACGAGATGCGCACCACCGGCGGCGCCATTACCCAGTGGTAA